The Eurosta solidaginis isolate ZX-2024a chromosome 4, ASM4086904v1, whole genome shotgun sequence genome includes a window with the following:
- the LOC137249062 gene encoding lactosylceramide 4-alpha-galactosyltransferase-like, translated as MMYTRRLKWSVFVMLSASVFILCIIYTTNRNQTDVRYCFINGFNQQQQSTRNHNIFGPHILEDVMLSETKPNSNGPSIIFHETSCPNENQRINILNVGNAPINMMHLTAREACAIESAALHHPNLNVFALFVSPTYRDNKNTPPVMEAILQYPNVHLRNLNLWTYAAGTPMYHWLKEGNLFKSSYVISHLSDFLRYLTLWRWGGTYLDMDVVVLRSLETLPPNYTGAESNTLIAAGVMGFAADGFGHEIAKKCIYDFLKNFNGSNWANNGPGVITRVANDICKTSNIELMMMDPDRCMGFRVMPPNAFYAVHWLHWEHFFDPQYCNETLNKLRDSYIAHVWNKLSKQRRFKVGEKAAYGIIAEKHCPKVYAASGEYF; from the exons atgatgtACACACGGAGATTAAAATGGAGTGTATTTGTGATGTTATCAGCTTCGGTATTCATTTTGTGCATAATCTATACCACCAATAGGAACCAAACAGATGTACGTTATTGCTTTATAAATGGCTTTAATCAGCAGCAGCAATCAACACGAAACCACAATATTTTTGGTCCTCATATTCTCGAAGACGTTATGTTGTCAGAAACAAAACCCAACTCCAATGGACCAAGCATTATATTTCATGAAACCAGTTGCCCAAATGAGAACCAACGCATTAATATTCTTAATGTAGGCAATGCGCCAATTAACATGATGCACCTTACAGCAAGAGAAGCATGTGCTATTGAGTCCGCCGCTTTACACCATcccaatttaaatgtttttgcacTATTCGTTAGTCCAACCTATCGTGATAACAAAAACACTCCACCAGTAATGGAAGCAATACTCCAATATCCAAACGTACATTTGCGTAATTTAAATCTGTGGACTTATGCAGCTGGCACACCAATGTATCATTGGCTTAAGGAAGGGAATCTTTTTAAATCTAG ttATGTGATTTCCCATCTTTCTGATTTTTTGCGTTATCTAACACTATGGCGTTGGGGCGGTACTTATCTCGATATGGATGTCGTAGTCTTACGTAGTTTGGAAACATTACCACCCAATTATACCGGTGCTGAGTCAAATACTTTGATAGCAGCAGGAGTAATGGGTTTTGCGGCTGACGGATTTGGTCATgaaattgccaaaaaatgtatatatgactttttaaaaaatttcaatggTTCAAACTGGGCTAACAACGGGCCTGGCGTTATAACGCGCGTCGCGAATGATATCTGCAAAACCAGTAATATTGAGCTAATGATGATGGATCCTGACCGATGTATGGGTTTCCGTGTAATGCCACCAAATGCATTCTACGCTGTGCACTGGTTACACTGGGAGCATTTCTTTGACCCACAATATTGTAATGAGACACTGAATAAGCTGCGGGATTCGTATATAGCGCACGTGTGGAACAAACTTTCTAAGCAAAGGCGTTTTAAAGTAGGCGAGAAAGCTGCATATGGTATAATAGCAGAAAAACATTGTCCTAAAGTATATGCAGCATCTGgcgagtatttttaa
- the LOC137250981 gene encoding protein stunted-like: MTNAWRAAGLTYIQYSNICARVVRQALKANLKADAAKRNETHVRFTPWIDGKPARRAGEV, from the exons ATGACCAATGCCTGGAGAGCAGCGGGACTTAC CTACATCCAATACTCTAATATTTGCGCTCGTGTTGTGCGGCAAGCATTGAAGGCTAATTTGAAAGCTGAT GCTGCCAAGCGCAATGAGACCCATGTAAGATTTACACCATGGATCGATGGAAAACCAGCAC